Within Falsibacillus pallidus, the genomic segment ATTCATATCATCTGAGAAGCTTAGGTTATCCGGGTTGGCGATTTTGTCTGGTGCAGCTGTATTTCCGTATGCATCAGGCTTCTCAAGGTCTTGGCCTACAATAAGTGCTCCCATGTTGGAAGGGACATACTCACTATTGATTTTTTCACCTGAAGCATCTGCTTGTCCGCCTGTCAGGTTAAGCTGGAATGTTGCACCGGAATCACGTGCAGGCAATTGGATATCATCGCGTACACCGTTGTCCTGTTTTTCCATGCTGCCATTTTCATAAGAAATGGCCATGTAGGCTTTTTTATCTTTTTGATTCACTGCGATGCCTTCCATTTTATTGAACTCAGAAGTCGCTCCCAAGATGGCTCCGTAGCGTCTTGCTTCAAGGTAAGCCGCTGCTTTTTCCATGCCAGGCTTTACTTTTAAATACTCTACTTTTTTGCTTGCATTCGTTTTAACTGCTGTGAATCCTTCTGTTGGCTCGGAAGCTGTTTCGAAAATGTCGCTGAACTTTACGCCCTTATCAATAATCGCTTTTATTTCATCATCTGTTGAATGACCGAGCTTGATCCATTGGAGGTCTCCAGCACCGCCATTTTCAGCGGATGTTTGATTGAATTTTGCCGCATATAAAGTACCTGCAGAGAAGTCACGCTTCTTATCTGCGACATACATAAACATCATTGTATTTCCGCCGTCATCGCCAAAGAGCGCAGTCTTTTCATCCGGCAGCACTTGCATCGTTTCATGGGAGAAGCGGCCTGTGCTGTAATGTTTGACGACAGAGGCATTCCCTTTATTGTCTACAGAGATTTCGGGGATCCAGCCGTAGAAATATGGATTCGCTTTGCTTTCATCGCCGAAGTAATATTTAGCGAAATTGGTTACGTCTCGGTAAGAGCAGGATGAAGGATCTTCAAAAGCACGTGCATCCGGTTCGTACTCTTCAGAACCTAGATGGGTTCCCCATGAAGTGGTAGAACCGTTGCATGGAGTCCACAATCCATTCACATTGGAGAAATCGATTTTCTTCGCGTTGTTGACAGTAAGTTCCCCTGTCTTTGGATTGCGATCCACTTGAGT encodes:
- a CDS encoding PhoX family protein codes for the protein MKKKVSVGLSIALLASSIPALASAHDHHHGYKGSHHPNAHKQIQSVEFTSMKAPSTVENMVKTYTDAKVKVTYKDGTVEENPLNYNQLFLSKDKIVKNKDEMIAAGTPIDANGDPIVDTSVPDKPSNFVSDAPDSNSMITIAGKSYLISHYEYESMNNAGEDVHGLPASMTLTQVDRNPKTGELTVNNAKKIDFSNVNGLWTPCNGSTTSWGTHLGSEEYEPDARAFEDPSSCSYRDVTNFAKYYFGDESKANPYFYGWIPEISVDNKGNASVVKHYSTGRFSHETMQVLPDEKTALFGDDGGNTMMFMYVADKKRDFSAGTLYAAKFNQTSAENGGAGDLQWIKLGHSTDDEIKAIIDKGVKFSDIFETASEPTEGFTAVKTNASKKVEYLKVKPGMEKAAAYLEARRYGAILGATSEFNKMEGIAVNQKDKKAYMAISYENGSMEKQDNGVRDDIQLPARDSGATFQLNLTGGQADASGEKINSEYVPSNMGALIVGQDLEKPDAYGNTAAPDKIANPDNLSFSDDMNTLFIGEDSALHTNNFVWAYNVETKKLSRILSVPVGAEATGLRADDMIKDSRYILSNYQHPGEDLDGKQITAVDKQKLEEAMKNGIGIQETGGVGYISGLPSGKIGAGSKGERENDHHQKENDHHGQEDDE